One Rhodococcus sp. P1Y DNA window includes the following coding sequences:
- a CDS encoding non-ribosomal peptide synthetase translates to MPPFEHITRTTNTPRTTNRTPLFQILLTHNTTDSETGELASSLPGLVESALPTGTNTGLGAAKTDLDLDIVDTPNGMTGYLTYATELFTPTTIDRFTTTFERVLKTLTTAPDTRLADIPVLTDSDQEQLAHWSTGPTQPPADTTLDTLIRTQTLHTPNATAVTDDTQTQWSYTTIDTRANALAHILIEHGVQVGDRVAVILPRSVDLVTALLAVIRAGAAYVPIDPDYPTERITHILEDSTPTLLITTDSGVNIESGTGIDGVLLDDPAIAARVTQGESTAPVLTRALTPADTAYVIFTSGTTGRPKGVMISHHAIINLITWRQTVFPLTEGDRVLQKTSIGFDVSVPEIFWPLTIGATIRLTRPGGDKDPHYLTDILHTEPIAFVELVPTMAHAMLDTGLDLNHTPLRHLALGGETFPTTLATTLTTTATDVHIWNTYGPTEAAVETTGHHLNPTHTDTDTYGTDTYGTSVPIGTPITNTTTHVLDPWLREVPTGITGELYLGGTQLADGYIARPDLTATRFIANPHTSTSTSTGTGTGERLYRTGDLVRWNTHGHLEYLGRTDDQVKIRGYRIELDDIRTVLEQHPAVSRAVVIATDHPGNTHGGTGKYLAAYHTGDDVTDAELRTYMTTRLPDYMVPTVFIPITDIPTTPRQTRPPHPPPPDLTTTLTGGQPPTTHTEHTLATIFTDTLGLPTDTPISVDDDFFRLGGDSISSILVVSKARREGLQFTVRDVFEKRTIAGLAEGLDIPETAAEPIPLRASTTLERLREAGDEPNDWVYTELVAIDGSALSGLQSTFVTLVNTTDALRIKVSPLNRRLWTSEIAPTGTLDLSKQVLELDPDTSASAAANRVASLISITEGLPVAIATWSTQTHNWLLVAAHAAAADRSSIHEIARSLTGRVESSSPVSLHTALEAIDTDGQNLDAELAHRWVDATGVSRLDDSTMWSEGSHAGIRADLTIGASDLPELIAGALRQVAQRNSTEATIDLETGMASPRPAIGPFTATWPYIGGVSESERREYSLLRYHNRTGRRSLRKSSGSAALVTHNAGQLAVPGSREGVETAYRCVIRYRVADGAAELDIIGLSEGAVAALEIELSVQLDAAIDRKRS, encoded by the coding sequence CTGCCACCCTTCGAACACATCACCCGCACCACCAACACACCCCGCACCACCAACCGCACACCCCTCTTCCAAATCCTGCTCACCCACAACACCACCGACAGCGAAACCGGTGAGCTAGCTTCGTCGCTGCCCGGCCTGGTCGAATCAGCGCTTCCGACGGGCACGAACACGGGGTTGGGTGCGGCCAAGACCGACCTCGATCTCGACATCGTCGACACCCCCAACGGCATGACCGGCTACCTCACCTACGCCACCGAACTCTTCACCCCCACCACCATCGACCGATTCACCACCACCTTCGAACGCGTCCTCAAAACCCTCACCACCGCACCGGACACACGACTGGCGGACATACCAGTCCTCACCGACTCCGATCAAGAACAACTCGCACACTGGTCCACCGGACCCACACAACCCCCAGCCGACACCACCCTCGACACACTCATCCGCACCCAAACCCTCCACACCCCCAACGCCACCGCCGTCACCGACGACACACAGACACAATGGTCGTACACAACGATCGACACCCGCGCAAACGCGTTGGCGCACATACTCATCGAACACGGCGTCCAGGTCGGCGACCGCGTCGCAGTCATACTCCCCCGCAGCGTGGACCTGGTGACCGCACTACTCGCCGTCATCCGAGCAGGCGCAGCCTACGTCCCCATCGACCCCGACTACCCCACCGAACGCATCACCCACATCCTCGAAGACTCCACACCCACACTCCTGATCACCACCGACAGCGGCGTGAATATCGAGAGCGGCACGGGTATCGACGGAGTACTCCTCGACGACCCCGCGATCGCTGCACGTGTGACACAGGGCGAAAGTACGGCGCCGGTACTGACGCGAGCCCTCACACCCGCCGACACCGCGTACGTCATCTTCACCTCCGGCACCACCGGACGCCCCAAAGGCGTCATGATCTCCCACCACGCGATCATCAACCTCATCACCTGGCGCCAAACAGTCTTCCCCCTCACCGAAGGCGACCGCGTCCTACAGAAAACCAGCATCGGATTCGACGTCTCCGTCCCCGAAATCTTCTGGCCCCTCACCATCGGCGCCACCATCCGCCTCACCCGCCCCGGCGGCGACAAAGACCCCCACTACCTCACCGACATCCTCCACACCGAACCCATCGCCTTCGTCGAACTCGTCCCCACCATGGCCCACGCCATGCTCGACACCGGACTCGACCTCAACCACACACCCCTACGCCACCTCGCCCTCGGCGGCGAAACATTCCCCACCACCCTCGCCACCACCCTCACCACAACCGCAACCGACGTACACATCTGGAACACCTACGGCCCCACCGAAGCCGCCGTCGAAACCACCGGACACCACCTCAACCCCACACACACCGACACCGACACTTACGGCACCGACACTTACGGCACCAGCGTCCCCATCGGCACCCCCATCACCAACACCACCACCCACGTCCTCGACCCCTGGCTACGCGAAGTCCCCACCGGCATCACCGGCGAGCTCTACCTCGGCGGCACCCAACTCGCCGACGGCTACATCGCCCGCCCCGACCTCACCGCCACCCGCTTCATCGCCAACCCCCACACCAGCACCAGCACCAGCACCGGCACCGGCACCGGTGAGCGTCTCTACCGCACCGGCGACCTCGTCCGCTGGAACACCCACGGACACCTCGAATACCTCGGACGCACCGACGACCAAGTCAAAATCCGCGGCTACCGCATCGAACTCGACGACATCCGCACCGTATTGGAACAACACCCCGCCGTCTCCAGAGCCGTCGTCATCGCCACCGACCACCCCGGAAACACCCACGGCGGCACCGGAAAATACCTCGCCGCCTACCACACCGGCGACGACGTCACCGACGCCGAACTACGCACCTACATGACCACCCGGCTACCGGACTACATGGTCCCCACCGTCTTCATCCCCATCACCGACATCCCCACCACCCCCAGGCAAACTCGACCACCGCACCCTCCCCCACCCGACCTCACCACCACCCTCACCGGCGGACAACCACCCACCACCCACACCGAACACACCCTCGCCACCATCTTCACCGACACCCTCGGCCTCCCCACCGACACACCCATCTCCGTCGACGACGACTTCTTCCGCCTCGGCGGCGACAGCATTTCCTCGATCCTTGTCGTCTCGAAGGCTCGCCGAGAAGGACTGCAGTTCACCGTTCGAGACGTCTTCGAAAAGCGCACGATCGCGGGTCTGGCCGAGGGCTTGGACATTCCGGAGACCGCGGCGGAACCGATTCCGCTGCGGGCCTCGACAACGCTCGAACGGCTCCGCGAGGCCGGCGACGAGCCGAACGACTGGGTCTACACCGAGCTGGTTGCGATCGACGGGAGCGCGCTGTCGGGCCTGCAGTCCACGTTCGTCACGCTGGTGAACACCACCGATGCGTTGCGGATCAAGGTGTCGCCGTTGAACCGTCGTCTGTGGACATCGGAGATCGCCCCAACGGGAACGCTCGACCTCTCGAAGCAGGTTCTCGAACTCGATCCGGATACCAGCGCCTCAGCCGCAGCGAATCGCGTCGCCTCGTTGATCAGCATCACGGAGGGTCTACCGGTGGCGATCGCAACGTGGAGCACCCAGACCCACAATTGGCTCCTGGTGGCCGCGCATGCTGCGGCTGCCGACCGAAGCTCGATCCATGAGATCGCCCGTAGTCTGACCGGGCGCGTCGAGAGTTCGTCGCCCGTGTCACTCCACACCGCACTGGAAGCGATCGATACCGACGGACAGAACCTGGATGCCGAACTCGCTCACCGTTGGGTCGACGCGACTGGAGTCAGCCGGCTCGACGATTCGACGATGTGGTCGGAAGGTTCCCATGCGGGCATCCGAGCTGATCTGACGATCGGGGCATCGGACCTCCCCGAGCTCATCGCCGGCGCCCTTCGGCAGGTTGCCCAGCGCAACTCGACGGAGGCGACCATCGACCTCGAGACGGGCATGGCGTCACCGCGACCCGCGATCGGGCCGTTCACCGCAACGTGGCCGTACATCGGCGGGGTGTCCGAATCCGAACGACGAGAGTATTCGTTGCTTCGCTACCACAATCGGACAGGGCGGCGCAGCTTGCGGAAGTCGAGCGGTTCCGCCGCGCTCGTGACGCACAACGCCGGCCAACTAGCTGTCCCGGGCTCGCGGGAAGGCGTCGAGACTGCCTACCGTTGCGTGATCCGCTACCGCGTGGCCGACGGTGCCGCAGAGCTAGACATCATCGGTCTGTCAGAAGGAGCCGTGGCAGCACTGGAAATCGAATTGTCCGTGCAACTCGACGCGGCCATCGACAGGAAGCGCAGCTAG